In Magnetospirillum sp. XM-1, a single window of DNA contains:
- a CDS encoding N-formylglutamate amidohydrolase, with translation MPAETMPIEKTNDDDAVLRVFLPARQTAPLVFASPHSGRDYPAEFVAQSRLDARMLRRSEDSFVDELYAGVVDLGAPLITALFPRAYCDPNREPYELDPAMFSGALPEHANTRSPRVLAGLGTIARVVASGAEIYAGRLPVAEAENRIARCYHPYHRRLRGLVDATRAAFGWSLLVDCHSMPSVGGPMDRDSGLSRVDVVLGDCFAAACSPLFTQVAEDSFSQLGYRVVRNAPYAGGFTTRHYGQPRQGSHALQIEINRGLYMDEGRHCHGPDFEAVKEDLQKVAAALAAAAREFGRA, from the coding sequence ATGCCCGCCGAGACCATGCCCATCGAGAAGACCAACGACGACGATGCCGTGCTGAGGGTGTTCCTGCCTGCCCGGCAAACGGCGCCGCTGGTGTTCGCCTCGCCCCATTCCGGCCGCGACTACCCGGCCGAGTTCGTGGCGCAGTCGCGGCTCGACGCCCGCATGCTGCGCCGGTCCGAGGACAGTTTCGTCGACGAGCTTTACGCCGGCGTGGTGGATCTGGGCGCGCCGCTGATCACCGCCCTGTTTCCCCGGGCCTATTGCGATCCCAACCGCGAGCCTTACGAGTTGGACCCGGCCATGTTCTCGGGCGCTTTGCCCGAGCACGCCAATACCCGCTCTCCCCGTGTCCTGGCCGGGCTGGGGACCATCGCCCGGGTGGTGGCCAGCGGCGCCGAGATCTATGCCGGACGCCTGCCGGTGGCCGAGGCCGAAAACCGCATCGCCCGCTGCTACCATCCCTATCATCGCCGGCTGCGGGGATTGGTGGACGCCACCCGCGCCGCCTTCGGCTGGTCGCTTCTGGTGGATTGCCATTCCATGCCCTCGGTGGGCGGGCCCATGGACCGCGATTCGGGGCTTAGCCGGGTGGACGTGGTGCTGGGCGATTGCTTCGCCGCCGCCTGTTCGCCGCTGTTCACCCAGGTGGCCGAGGATTCCTTCAGCCAACTGGGCTACCGTGTGGTGCGCAACGCGCCCTATGCCGGCGGCTTCACCACGCGGCATTACGGCCAGCCACGCCAGGGCAGCCACGCGCTGCAGATCGAGATCAACCGGGGGCTTTACATGGACGAGGGGCGGCATTGCCACGGGCCTGATTTCGAGGCGGTGAAGGAAGACCTTCAGAAGGTGGCCGCGGCCCTGGCGGCGGCGGCCCGGGAGTTCGGCCGCGCATGA
- a CDS encoding TraR/DksA C4-type zinc finger protein has product MDDIDLAAERTDMLNAAAIQAVLGRTESVLSTGICRACNEEIEPERLTANPYAKHCRDCADEAESRARMARRCGPR; this is encoded by the coding sequence ATGGATGATATCGATCTGGCGGCAGAGCGTACCGACATGCTGAACGCCGCCGCCATTCAGGCGGTTCTCGGACGGACGGAATCGGTGCTGTCCACCGGCATCTGCCGCGCTTGCAACGAAGAGATCGAGCCCGAGCGCCTTACCGCCAATCCCTACGCCAAGCATTGCCGCGACTGCGCCGACGAAGCCGAGTCCCGCGCCCGCATGGCCCGGCGCTGCGGTCCGCGCTGA
- a CDS encoding NAD(P)/FAD-dependent oxidoreductase — MTAPLSRRALLAGGGAALLASPALARGEAAASVAIIGGGFGGATAARALRRTMPEVAVTLVEPDSVHVTCPGSNGVIGGLAPLSRLEHGYDQLRSRFGIRVVRDAVTAIEADRRVLRLAGGGRVAYDRLIVSPGIGLRWNEIEGYGEAAAQAMPHAWKAGPQTALLRRRLEAVEDGGVVVIAAPGNPFRCPPGPYERAGLIAWHLSRHRKGCKVLILDAKDSFSKQALFQEGWKALYGDMVEWVSGAANGRVVRVNAAEGWVETDFDRFTPALANVIPPQEAGAIAIAAGLADEGGFCLVDPATFESRRIPGIHVIGDACVAGEMPKSASSANNQAKIAAAAVAASLSGQGFAAPKAINVCYSLLSPDYAISVAGVYEVADGSRVGVAGAGGVSPLGADAHTRKAEAEYAAGWYAGICADAWGA, encoded by the coding sequence ATGACCGCGCCGCTCTCCCGGCGGGCCTTGCTGGCCGGTGGCGGGGCGGCGCTGCTGGCGTCGCCTGCCTTGGCGAGGGGGGAGGCGGCGGCCTCGGTGGCCATTATCGGCGGCGGATTCGGCGGAGCGACGGCGGCCCGCGCCCTGCGCCGGACCATGCCGGAGGTGGCGGTCACCCTGGTCGAGCCCGATTCCGTCCATGTCACCTGTCCCGGCTCCAACGGGGTGATCGGCGGGCTGGCGCCGCTGTCGCGCCTGGAGCACGGCTATGACCAACTACGTTCGCGGTTCGGCATTCGGGTGGTCCGCGACGCCGTCACGGCCATCGAGGCCGACCGGCGGGTGCTGCGTCTGGCGGGCGGCGGGCGGGTGGCCTATGACCGGCTGATCGTCTCGCCCGGCATCGGCTTGCGCTGGAACGAGATCGAAGGCTACGGCGAGGCGGCCGCCCAGGCCATGCCCCATGCCTGGAAGGCCGGTCCGCAGACCGCCTTGCTCCGCCGCCGGCTCGAGGCGGTGGAGGATGGCGGCGTGGTGGTCATCGCCGCCCCGGGCAATCCCTTCCGCTGCCCGCCCGGTCCCTACGAGCGGGCCGGGCTGATCGCCTGGCATCTGTCGCGGCACCGCAAGGGCTGCAAGGTGCTGATCCTCGATGCCAAGGATTCGTTCTCCAAGCAGGCGCTGTTCCAGGAGGGCTGGAAGGCCCTGTACGGCGACATGGTCGAATGGGTGTCGGGCGCCGCCAACGGCCGCGTGGTGCGGGTCAACGCCGCCGAGGGCTGGGTGGAGACCGATTTCGACCGCTTCACCCCGGCGCTGGCCAACGTCATTCCGCCCCAGGAGGCCGGGGCCATCGCCATTGCCGCCGGACTGGCCGATGAAGGCGGCTTCTGTCTTGTGGACCCGGCCACCTTCGAATCCCGGCGCATACCCGGCATCCACGTGATCGGCGATGCCTGCGTCGCCGGCGAGATGCCCAAATCCGCCTCCTCGGCCAACAACCAGGCCAAGATCGCGGCAGCGGCGGTGGCCGCCTCGCTGTCCGGGCAAGGCTTTGCCGCGCCCAAGGCCATCAATGTCTGCTACTCGCTGCTGTCTCCCGATTACGCCATCTCGGTGGCGGGGGTCTACGAGGTGGCGGACGGCAGCCGGGTGGGTGTGGCGGGGGCGGGCGGCGTCAGTCCGCTGGGCGCCGACGCCCATACCCGCAAGGCCGAGGCGGAGTATGCCGCCGGCTGGTACGCCGGCATTTGCGCCGATGCCTGGGGGGCTTGA
- a CDS encoding sulfide dehydrogenase has product MRRVAVFTTLMMIAAAPAVRADGVARVMADTCTACHSTEIHSFIPTLAGRPAGELLRMLLAFRDGGRVATIMDRIAKGYSREQLGAIAGELSARGAP; this is encoded by the coding sequence GTGCGCCGCGTTGCCGTCTTCACGACCCTGATGATGATCGCCGCCGCGCCGGCCGTGCGGGCCGATGGCGTTGCGCGGGTGATGGCCGACACCTGCACGGCCTGTCATTCCACCGAAATCCATTCATTCATTCCCACCCTGGCCGGGCGTCCGGCCGGGGAATTGCTGCGCATGCTGCTGGCCTTTCGTGACGGCGGGCGGGTCGCCACCATCATGGACCGCATCGCCAAGGGGTATTCGCGCGAGCAGTTGGGCGCCATCGCCGGCGAATTGTCGGCTAGGGGCGCGCCATGA